CGGGCGTACCTCTTCGGCCATCGATTCGCTCAGGGCAATCACCCCTGCTTTTGAGGCGGAATAGACAGAATCAAACGCCCGGCCTTTACGGCCGCTTGTCGACGACACATTGACGATCTGTCCATGCCGACGACTCGTCATGCCTCGCAAGAAAGCTCGATTGCAAAGGAACGTTCCCTTGAGGTTCGTATCGACGACCGCGTTGTATTCCGAATCTTCCAGTTCATGAAGAGGTAATGGGCGGCTGTTGGCCATGCGGAGAATTCCCGCACAATGGACAACCGCATCGACTGTTCCGAATCGTTCGTGGGCCTTGTCGGCCAGATTATCACAGTCGGCGGCATTACGGACGTCGCATGCTTGTCCTGAGAGCTGGGACTCCTCGTAGTTCGGGACACATTCCGCAAGTTGGGCCATCGCGAAGGCGACGGCATTCTGGCGCAGATCCGCCAAGAGGACCTTGGCCCCCTGCTCAAGCAGAAGTCGAGCCGTTGCCAGGCCAATGCCGCTGGCTCCGCCCGTGACGACAACGGACATATTCTGAAAAGAGATCACGACATGACTCCCGTTGAATGTGGTAAAGACTCTGAGCCAAATGGAGCCAACAACGGCTCGGTCCACCGTGCATCGAACGGTAGACTCAACAGGTCTGCGATCGCGTGGCCCAGGTGGATGGGGTTCATTGCACCCCGCTTTGCAAGATTCGTCTTCGCGATCAGGTCTGTCGCGACCGCGTCGGGCAGCATCGACCAGGCGCGAATTCCATAGGGGGCAAGTTCCTCGCCCAGGGCCTGAACCATGGCGAGGGCGGCCATTTTTGTTGCAGAGTAAGCGGATGCGAATGGCTGGCCACGTCGGGCGGATCGCGCCGACGAGATATTGACGATTTGACCTCGCCCCTGCGGAATCATGTATCCCGCAGCCGCACGAGCAACCAGGAACATACCCCGAATGTTCGTGTCGCAGACCTCCTGCCATTCGCTTTCTTCTAAATGCATGGCCGCTGCAACCGCATTGCGGCTGTGTGTGCCTCGTCCAATGCCCGCACTGTTGACAACAATGTCGAGTGTTCCTTGCGAATGGACGATGTTTTGAAAGAGTCGATCAACGTCACTGCGGTTTGCCACGTCGCACGTCAATTCCGTGATCATGGGAACATCGGGTTCTCTCTGGGAGCGGTTATCCATGTCCACTTGCGTTGTTGATGCCGATCGGCCTCCTGATCGGCTTGCTGCATAGACGCGACAGCCTCGCTGAGAAAGGACGTACGACAGAGCACGGCCGATTCCGCTCGTTCCCCCGATGACGACGGCCACCTGACCTACCAAGGATGATTCGGCAGCCGATGGGCCGTTGTCCGCGTCCGCGAATGGTCTGAAGGTCATGATTTGACCGCCCACATTTCAAGATAGTTTCGTGGGGCCACGGTTGCTCCACAGCCCCGCATCGCAGGTCCGGCCGCATTCTGCAGGGCTTCGGCCGCTTCTTCGACCGGGAAACCGCTCATCAGTACTTCGGCAAGTCCGCCGTACGCGCCAACATAGGTGAAGGATCGTTCCGAGAGTTCGACCAGACGTTCGTTGGTATCCACCGTCTTCAAGCCCACATTGTCCAACATGTCGGACCATTCGGAGGGGCTATACCAGCGATTGGTGAACGCCTTGCGCGTTGTGCCACGCACACGCTTGATCGTCGGTGCCCCCGCGGCCGCCAGCTTCTTGTTTTTCTCTTCGATGTACTTCGCCGCCAGAATCAGCCAGTCCATGTACATTCGATCGGTTCCTTCGGGAACGGACCCAGAATAGAACGTCGAGTTGAATCCGAAGAGGCCTCCTGGTTTCAAAAGTCGCGAAATGGTTTTGAGCAACTTTTCCTTATCGTCAATGACATGGATCGCGTTGGCGATGGTGATGCAGTCGAATGTTTCATCTGGAAATGGCAAGTCGGTTGCCGATCCACACCCAAAGACCAGTGCTGGTTTACCGTCAACGACATCGTCAGTCAGCGCGAAGCCCGTTCTCACATCAAATCCGAGTTTTCGGAAGCGATCTGAGCTGAGTTCAATCTGGACGGGATCGTAATCCACACCGTTCAGGTGAGCTCCGGGAGCGAGACTGATCAGAATTTCGCTGATGGTCCCCGTACCACATGCGAGGTCCAGGATTCTTTTGACGTGTCCCAGTGGAACTCGTGTGGCGAATCCTTGATTGGCCGCAACATATTCCGGTTCGTGGCTAAATGGTTCATACGTGGTGTTGACTGGTAAGATTTCGATCATCGAAGCGTTTCCTAAGATTTGGAGGTGCAGGCGAGAACGTAATGGACAATCGGCGAGTTGCCCCCGGGCAGGGCGGCGAGAATGCTGGCTTGAGTAGCACTGTCGATCTGTTGCAGCAGCAGTTTGGCCAGCCAGAAGCTTCGGCTATGGGCAAAGAAGGGCACCCAGGTCTCGGTGGTGACATCAAGGATGCGGTGCTCACGGAATCCCGCTTGGTCAAGGTCGGTCTTGTAGGTTGCGAGCGGATCGGACAACGGTTCAGGCACGACGTTGCTTCGCGCACTGGAAAGCCCGTCAGCGATGAGCAGGTATCCACCGGGACGAAGCATCGTCATCGCAGTCGCCAGCGAGGACGTTCGTCCGGCACGCTCCAGGCCTTCAATCCAGATCACGACGTCAAATCGCCGTTCCGCGACGGTTTGTAGTTGGTCTAGCTGGCGACAGCAGATCGTCGCATCCGTGAAATGGGCACTCAGTTCTGATGCGAGCTCTGACTCGCCCTTTGCGATGGCAAGCACCGAATTTCGCGATTCGCCTTCGTGCGGCGAAGGCAACATGCGGCACAGTTCCGCAATCAGCCCACGCGTTGCAGAGAACGGGGTGATCGTTCTGGTCGGCCAGTACCCGACATTTTGCAACTCTCCCGTGAAGTACTCTCGCAATTCGTCACTGATGGTCTCGCTCAACCCAACCAGATCGCTGGGAGTTTCCGCAAGGCGCAGGATCGGATCATTCGGTGAGATGGTGGGTTCGAAGGTTGCCAGACGGCAGCGATAGAAGGGACCGGCGTCGGGAGTTTCACCCTGGAAGACTCCCACTGGAAAATTTCGGTTCTCGTGCGGCTCATCGGAATGCTCGAGTGAACCGTGCCAGATTTCTAGCCCGCCTCGAGGATTATCTTCGAAGTGCCAGCCGGACGGCCCCCGGACGGCCACCTTTGGGCCAAAAAAGTTCGCCGTTCCGACGAATAGTCCGGCTGGCGTCGAGATAATGGTGCGTACCCCGAGGTTGTAACGGTTTCCGAAGCCATTACGCGTAATGGGAGTCCAGTTGTCACCATTCGTGCTTTTCCAGAGTTCACAACCACCGACCATCGACATGTAACGATCAAGAAACGGCGAATCGAGCAGAAACTTGGAATGCTCGGGCCACTTGTCGTTTCTGGAAAACGGGATGAACGAACTATTGTCGCAGGTACCGACGTACAAAGTTCCATCGTGAACACCCATTCGCCACAAGTATCCAGCGAGCGGATTGTCGAATCCGGCACGCATCCCGCTCGTGGGGATTTTGAATCCTTGACGTGTCATGCGAGGCTCGCCCACGACCAGATCCCAGGTCTTGTCGGGGTGAACACGAATGACTTCACCGGCGGCCGGGCCGACTTCATAAAGCTGGTCATATCCGCTGTTTTGAATGCACGTCCCGACATAGAGCGACCCCTGGAATTCGGCCATGGAAATCGCGGATTGATTCAATGCGCCGCGATCCGCGCCGAGATCCAATACCAGTTCCCAGTCGTGAGGCGGTGGACCTTCCGCGCGCGTTCGATACAGCTGGAAACCGAAGCGAAGATTGAAGGCACCGCAGTAAAGGTAATCGCCACAAATCGTCATATCGAAAATGCTGGAATTGGTGCGATCGCCAAACAGCGGCAGCGAACTCAGTTCCCATTTGCCATTGGCCGGATCGGAACTGCAAAGGACCGCGGAACAGCGCGAGGTGTTGGCCAGTGTCACATGGATTTCTCGTCCATCTGCCGTAACACCTGACGCTTTGGGTGCCGGCTTGCTACTGGCAGGTGACGCGAACAGTCGTCCTTTGAAGGCGACCATCGAGCGAAACGAACCGAACAATTCGTCGAGTCCCGGAACTTGTGGTGCGGGAACGCGATGAAACGTTACGCCATCGATTGAACGCAGGGCGACGCCGTCGATGGCGTTGCGGCCGACGAACGGCAGAGTGTAAATCGCGGGACGTTCATCGCTGGCGCCTTGATAGACGGCCATTGAACGAAATCCGAATGCCTCGGGAACCATGCGGCCTTCAAAACCGGGGACGAGCGGTGCCTGGTAGACTCGTTGCCAGACTTTTGTGCGCGGGCTGTACCTCCAGATTTGTCCTCGCAGGTCGAGTCCCGAGTGGTCGGGCGGAACGGGAACAGGTTGCTGACTAAAGGGTGGTTCGAAGGGCAATCGCAAAATCAACAGCGGCAGGATGTCACGATTCGAACCGATATAGAGGTGATCGTCGAACCAGCACGAAGAATACGCGTACGAGTTGCTCCCATCGCCAAATCCCCCTTCGGCCACGCGGCGGAAGTTGCCAAGGCTCAGTGGCGATTTTGCGGGTGATTTGGTCGTGGACGGGGCGAATGGTGAGAAAGTGGATGGCATGGAGGACACCGTTGCGGTGGTCATCGGATGGGTTCCTTAATGGAAGGTGTTGCGTTAGGCCATCCCGCTTTGACCATAGCCTCGAACGTCCGTTCGGGGTGGTTGAATGGGAAGTTGTGTCCGCATCCCTCGACCAACTCCAAGGTGGTGTTGAATTCGTCCGCCAGACACTCACCGGTCGCCAGGAACGGTGAAATCGTTCCATACACCAGTCCCACGGGGCATTTGACCTCGCGAAGTTGCTCGCGAGTCAGGTCTGATGGGTTTCGAAAATCGGCAAGCGCGGTCGTTTCCATCAGCAATTGACGGTACTTGGCCATCGCCCGCTTGCTATAGACCGCGACGAAGAAACCGTCTGCAGCCAGGCGCGAATCGACCTGCGTCAAATCGAGTCCGTCCAGACGCATCGGCAAGGTACAGTCGAGTTCCCAATTGGGATCGAGGTGAACCCCGCCTCTTGCGAAGTGTTCTGCCCAGCGTGGAAAGCAGTTCCACTCGCCCAGGCGCAAATCGGGCTGAACACATCGCAGTCGCCCGTCCAGAATTGTCAAGCTGCGTACGCGCTCGGGATACCGCCGGGCCAGTTGTAAGGCGATGCCCGCACCAAAACTGTGTGCGATCACATCAACGACTGTGGCTCCATTGTGATCCAGGATTGCGACAGCATCATCGGAAAGTTCTCCGCAGGTGTAGCCATCGGGGGAAAGGTCGCTGTATCCGTGACCACGCAAATCGGACATGACCAGTCGATGTGAGGCACTCAGCGATCGAACCAACCACTGATGCCAAAACGCCATGTTGGTATTCAAGCCATGAATCAAGAGCGCGGTGCGCGCCGTGGTCTCGTCGCCCACGGTGCGTCCGCTTAACCGGACTCGGTTTCGATAACACTGAAATACAGACATGTTGAACGGGGCCTGCTGTGAGTTATGCGAGGACAAAATGCGTAGCGAGCCTGCAACACGCAATCGGCTGACCTGTGTTCTGGATGTGGCGACTCAGTCGATGTATCCCAGGCTTCGCAACCGATTTGTCAGCATCATCTCTTCTTCGGCATCCATTCCTGGATCAGCACTGGTTTTTTGCGGACTGATGACCGTGTCACTTTCCGCAAATGAACCCGGTGCGGTATCTCCCTCCTGAGAGCAAACACGTACGGGATCCTGCGCCAGGGCGGCCGGCTCGTAGAACGCGTCGGGGAAGACTCCTTCAAACTCACTTGGAATGCCTGCACCAACGCTGTGCATCAGCAGTGGGGCCACATCGAGAATGTTGAATGTCCCCACATCGCAGCCCGACTTGATTCCTGGGCCTGCGCCAAGGAGAACACCCACGGGATGATGTGTGCCCGCGGGCAACTTGCGGGTCACGACCTGTTGTGCGGCATTCAATGACGAGATAAATCCAAAATCACGCAAGGTCAGCGTCAGATCTGGCGCGCGGTGCATGAATGGTCCTGCGAACCATTCTTCGCGCTTTTTGATTTCCGTAATGACCTTGCCGCCATCAGGACCGCGAAGGGCATGAAGCTGATTGATAAGCCTCTCACGGAACTGCTCGTATTGCTGAGCCGGAACGTTCACGATGTAGATGCCGTTACAACTGGCTGTCAACGCGACAGCCTGAGTCCGCTCCCAGTCATACGTTCCGACAAATTGTGTCAGGCGTTCGACAACGATCGATTCCTTTTGATCTTCTGCAGACTGCCCTTTCCAATGCATGTAGCCCATGTCATTGAGAAACTTGTTGATGTAGACAACTTCCGTTGTGGCCGTGAAACCATGATCTGAGGCGATGAAGACTCGGCCGGTTTCACCGACAATTTCACACGTACGACCGAGAAAGTCGTCTGCCTGGCGGAAATAGTCATGACACAACTGCGTAACTTCGGCCTCCCAGGACGTGGGGTTCTTTGGAGCATGTGCCGGGTCAAGGAATCGGTATGCCAGGTGCTGAATCTTATCGACGCCGTCAAACACGATCGCTGTCAAGTCACTGGGCTCATGCTCCATCAAGTACTCAAGAGTCGAGAACCAGGCGCGTTCTCGTTCGATATGATGGTGAATCCATTCGGCCCAGCGCTCGGCGGGCATCTCGGCGAGACCTTCTTTCTCGACGTCCAGGTCAAGGCCCAGAATCGAGACGTCAAAATGTGGAACCTTCTGCAACCGGTTGAAGAGATCCGCTGGATAGCTAGACCGTTTCAAATAGCGCCCCGGAACGAATCCGGGCATGATGTGCCCATTGACCGGTTCGGCCGGAGCCATTCCGTAATAGTTAAGCGCAGTGACACGCTTTCCCTGATCTGACAAGCGTTTGAAGATCGTTGGGCAGTGGTTGTCGCGGGCATTGTTGAACCGCAAGAACACCCCCTGGTCCGTCTGCTCCATTCTCACGAAGTCGTGGATGCCATGATGCCCCATGCTGCGCCCGGTCGCGAGAGATGTCCACGCCTGCGGCGTGATGGGCAGCGGAGTCGACGTCAGGTTTGCGCGAGCGCCACGTTGACAGAAGGCACTCAAATTCGGCATCACGCCTTGTTTCATCAGTGAGTCCAGCACGGTGTACGTGGCACCGTCCAGACCGAAAAGTACCGTTCGCATGAAGTCAACCTCTCGTTGTCGGGTAGGGGGAGTGAATCATGTTGCGTATTAGAAGGGCCGCTAGCGCGGAGCGTTGGAAGACCGCGATTCTTTCAGAGATGCTGATGAAGGAATTGTGCGATCTGATGAACATTGAGGTCGTCGACATAGCGGCCTTCCGTCATCAACAGGCGTTCGAAGGGCAAATCACGTCGCCCATAGCGCTGTTCAATGGCCGAGACCAGATAGACAACGTCCAATGACTCAAATCCCAGATCGTTGATGATCGAGGTGCTCGTTTGGATGTTGCTTGTGGCGGCGGAGTCCCAACCCTCAGTCAGGTCCTTCAAGGTGGCGATGGTGTCTTGTTCACATTCAGCGATCGATGGCATGGATAGTCTTTCTCAATTTCAGTTCGGTAAGGAATCGGACATCAAACAGGACTACGGGCGCAAGCAGAGTGCGAGCACGCGACCGTTGTGCACTCGGTAATGGACATCAGAGATCGTGACGCGGCTATCGCTCGCCACGGCAACCGCGGTAACGGGTGGATTCGAATCACCATCGGTTTTGCTTTTGGACACTGCCGCGGACGAGGCGACGGCGGGCATGCTGAGGGTGAACGCTCCCACTTCAGACGAGTAGCCGTGGAAGTGAACGTGGTCCCTCCCCTTTGATTGCAACGAAGGGCATGCCTGAAGGAATGCCAACTTCGCGGCGTGGGCAGCCCTCCAGAACAGGTCGTGCGACACCCCATCGCGGACCGCGATTGCGGAGAGTTTCACTTGTTCGTCGGGAGTAAACTTCTGCTCGATCCACGTTTCGTCACTTGGACGAAGCGATTCGACGGCGAGGCCAATACCGTGGAATTCCGTCGTGGGGGCCGCAACGGACACGACGAAAAACAGTTCGTTTGCAACCTGAATCTGCAACTTGGGGCCCTCAGAGTCGCTCACCCGCCATGGGCCTGTGGGATCTTCGGACACGTCAATATCGGCGAGTCGTCGTTTGGAGTCGACAAGCTGTCCCACCGCCTCTTTGACGGCTACGCGTTTAAGAAGCCAGGTCGCCAGTTGAACCGGAGCCAAATGAAGTTGCTCAACGGCGCGTCGCTCAGCGGGACTCAGGACCAAACCGGCGAGGACCTGCGCCCAGTGTGATCGAACGAGCATTGTGTCGCCGGCACCTGTGACTTCCGTGATCTGACAGCGATCGATACCAGGCACGCCCGCAAACAATTCGTTTCGGGATGTCGCCAATCGCATCGGCCACTCGGTCAACGCATAAAGGTAGAGTTCCAGTGGAAAGTCAACTTTCTC
This genomic interval from Schlesneria paludicola DSM 18645 contains the following:
- a CDS encoding alkaline phosphatase family protein; this encodes MRTVLFGLDGATYTVLDSLMKQGVMPNLSAFCQRGARANLTSTPLPITPQAWTSLATGRSMGHHGIHDFVRMEQTDQGVFLRFNNARDNHCPTIFKRLSDQGKRVTALNYYGMAPAEPVNGHIMPGFVPGRYLKRSSYPADLFNRLQKVPHFDVSILGLDLDVEKEGLAEMPAERWAEWIHHHIERERAWFSTLEYLMEHEPSDLTAIVFDGVDKIQHLAYRFLDPAHAPKNPTSWEAEVTQLCHDYFRQADDFLGRTCEIVGETGRVFIASDHGFTATTEVVYINKFLNDMGYMHWKGQSAEDQKESIVVERLTQFVGTYDWERTQAVALTASCNGIYIVNVPAQQYEQFRERLINQLHALRGPDGGKVITEIKKREEWFAGPFMHRAPDLTLTLRDFGFISSLNAAQQVVTRKLPAGTHHPVGVLLGAGPGIKSGCDVGTFNILDVAPLLMHSVGAGIPSEFEGVFPDAFYEPAALAQDPVRVCSQEGDTAPGSFAESDTVISPQKTSADPGMDAEEEMMLTNRLRSLGYID
- a CDS encoding class I SAM-dependent methyltransferase, with protein sequence MIEILPVNTTYEPFSHEPEYVAANQGFATRVPLGHVKRILDLACGTGTISEILISLAPGAHLNGVDYDPVQIELSSDRFRKLGFDVRTGFALTDDVVDGKPALVFGCGSATDLPFPDETFDCITIANAIHVIDDKEKLLKTISRLLKPGGLFGFNSTFYSGSVPEGTDRMYMDWLILAAKYIEEKNKKLAAAGAPTIKRVRGTTRKAFTNRWYSPSEWSDMLDNVGLKTVDTNERLVELSERSFTYVGAYGGLAEVLMSGFPVEEAAEALQNAAGPAMRGCGATVAPRNYLEMWAVKS
- a CDS encoding alpha/beta fold hydrolase produces the protein MSVFQCYRNRVRLSGRTVGDETTARTALLIHGLNTNMAFWHQWLVRSLSASHRLVMSDLRGHGYSDLSPDGYTCGELSDDAVAILDHNGATVVDVIAHSFGAGIALQLARRYPERVRSLTILDGRLRCVQPDLRLGEWNCFPRWAEHFARGGVHLDPNWELDCTLPMRLDGLDLTQVDSRLAADGFFVAVYSKRAMAKYRQLLMETTALADFRNPSDLTREQLREVKCPVGLVYGTISPFLATGECLADEFNTTLELVEGCGHNFPFNHPERTFEAMVKAGWPNATPSIKEPIR
- a CDS encoding SDR family oxidoreductase; translated protein: MTFRPFADADNGPSAAESSLVGQVAVVIGGTSGIGRALSYVLSQRGCRVYAASRSGGRSASTTQVDMDNRSQREPDVPMITELTCDVANRSDVDRLFQNIVHSQGTLDIVVNSAGIGRGTHSRNAVAAAMHLEESEWQEVCDTNIRGMFLVARAAAGYMIPQGRGQIVNISSARSARRGQPFASAYSATKMAALAMVQALGEELAPYGIRAWSMLPDAVATDLIAKTNLAKRGAMNPIHLGHAIADLLSLPFDARWTEPLLAPFGSESLPHSTGVMS
- a CDS encoding acyl carrier protein, which produces MPSIAECEQDTIATLKDLTEGWDSAATSNIQTSTSIINDLGFESLDVVYLVSAIEQRYGRRDLPFERLLMTEGRYVDDLNVHQIAQFLHQHL
- a CDS encoding SDR family oxidoreductase; the protein is MISFQNMSVVVTGGASGIGLATARLLLEQGAKVLLADLRQNAVAFAMAQLAECVPNYEESQLSGQACDVRNAADCDNLADKAHERFGTVDAVVHCAGILRMANSRPLPLHELEDSEYNAVVDTNLKGTFLCNRAFLRGMTSRRHGQIVNVSSTSGRKGRAFDSVYSASKAGVIALSESMAEEVRPFNVRVQVILPDAVDTPLWQQNNVVQSAPAGALPPERVAQMILFCLSLPPDTICENLVISPFRSRLGKRSAGAAPTSNSP